Proteins found in one Bacteroidota bacterium genomic segment:
- a CDS encoding thymidine kinase — translation MEPHIHGQPATGWIEVICGGMFSGKTEELIRRLKRAQIARQRVEIFKPRLDTRYETCAVVSHSEQALPSTAVDSAEEILLLAARAQVVGIDEAQFFGPELVSVCHKLAQQGKRVIVAGLDMDYRGQPFEPIPQLLAIAEYITKLHAICVRCGAPAQYSQRLVVHEDRVLVGAGDLYEPRCRRCFEPPEP, via the coding sequence ATGGAACCGCACATTCACGGCCAGCCCGCTACGGGGTGGATTGAGGTGATTTGCGGCGGGATGTTCAGCGGCAAAACCGAGGAGCTCATTCGGCGTCTGAAGCGCGCCCAAATTGCCCGGCAGCGGGTGGAAATCTTTAAACCTCGCCTGGACACCCGATACGAGACCTGCGCGGTGGTCTCGCACAGCGAACAGGCGCTGCCCTCCACAGCGGTAGACTCGGCCGAAGAGATCTTGCTCTTGGCCGCTCGGGCGCAGGTCGTGGGCATCGACGAGGCGCAGTTTTTCGGGCCTGAACTCGTCTCCGTCTGCCACAAGCTGGCCCAACAGGGCAAGCGCGTCATCGTAGCGGGCTTGGACATGGACTACCGGGGACAACCCTTTGAGCCCATCCCCCAGCTTCTGGCTATTGCGGAGTACATCACCAAACTGCACGCGATCTGCGTCCGGTGCGGAGCTCCGGCTCAATACTCGCAACGTCTGGTAGTCCACGAGGACCGGGTGCTTGTAGGGGCGGGGGACCTATACGAGCCGCGTTGCCGGCGTTGTTTTGAACCACCGGAGCCCTGA
- a CDS encoding BamA/TamA family outer membrane protein, with translation MRALCLLCLCVGCALGFGAAEAQYYSFGRNKVRYERFRWQLLRTEHFDVYYYPEMRDVAERGAYFAEEQYRELQARFGMGLARRVPLIFYSSQAHFQQTHVVPGFIPEGVGGFFEFLKGRVVVPFTGSLYRFRRVIRHELVHVFTHHKLYRVRRAHRVSQDQAAPPLWFTEGLAEYWSGPPDPQAEMVLRDAVLHNYLVPISDLFKIEGSYLMYKEGEALCRFIAEHWTEEHLRLLLEQAWKHTDFLRVLEDVLGVSAEELDERWLRWLRARYYARLPIETLPSLQGRTLTEPGFALKPAFYRDRAGRRWLFYLARGPDYAGVYRLELGADCRPVGRPERLITGEQTAALEVLRELDGGKLSLSSSGVLAFVAQSGPTDVLYGYDVESRRWLFRVRFPDLVALYGPSWSPDGQRLAFAGAGRSGYVDLYLYEPISGRRWRLTEDIYDDRDPTWSPDGRYVIFASDRTSWGKEGFYNLFSYELESGRIRYLVYGPFHCMSPAFDPSGRRVVFSATLSGTPDLWAVPWGEAGQMAASGALPEPPSDSLPLRRLARTATGALDPAFDEEGRLLYSAFEGYRFTIRVLDHPWEALRRDPDRWVILEPTRDEPWDTGRIKSDAAPYRRRYTLDLAQGQLSQSPLWGTTGGALAVFSDLMGDEQLYALLYHNAQGGGDLLRGLNVAFGRIHLGRRAPIAYGIYRLGGLQYDLTEPEASPSLPIYWETLYGAYVSLWYPFSFFRRLELGASLNWSDKTTLSRARRAFLLSNSLTWVHDNALWGPTGPAVGFRALLSLAYTTDLRYSHVSYYTVLADVRRYVRLWRDVTYAVWAQLRYNEGREARRFFMGGSWDVRGYPLFGIRGRHTWLLSQELRFPLVERIGARLPLLAPLGPTVLRGAVFADLAHAWEDRYRERIPELYAGETLASLGFGLRLNLWGALVLRYDWGWRLREGARGLERRPFGQFFFGWDF, from the coding sequence ATGCGGGCTTTGTGCCTGTTGTGCCTGTGCGTCGGCTGCGCGCTCGGATTCGGCGCGGCCGAGGCGCAGTACTACAGCTTCGGCCGCAATAAGGTGCGCTATGAGCGCTTCCGGTGGCAGCTGCTTCGCACCGAGCACTTCGACGTGTATTATTACCCCGAGATGCGCGATGTGGCCGAACGCGGGGCCTACTTCGCCGAGGAGCAGTATCGGGAGCTACAGGCACGCTTCGGCATGGGGCTAGCTCGCCGGGTCCCGCTTATCTTCTATAGCTCGCAGGCCCATTTTCAGCAAACCCACGTCGTGCCGGGCTTCATCCCCGAAGGAGTGGGGGGATTCTTCGAGTTCCTCAAAGGCCGGGTCGTGGTCCCCTTTACCGGCAGCTTGTATCGATTTCGCCGCGTCATCCGGCACGAATTGGTCCATGTCTTTACACATCACAAGCTCTACCGGGTCCGACGCGCCCATCGGGTAAGCCAAGATCAAGCCGCTCCGCCCCTGTGGTTTACGGAGGGCCTAGCCGAGTACTGGTCCGGTCCCCCGGACCCTCAAGCCGAGATGGTGCTGCGCGATGCCGTGCTGCACAACTACCTGGTGCCCATAAGCGATCTGTTCAAGATCGAGGGCAGCTACCTCATGTACAAAGAGGGAGAGGCCCTGTGCCGCTTTATCGCCGAGCACTGGACCGAGGAGCACCTGCGGCTGCTTTTGGAACAGGCCTGGAAGCATACGGACTTCTTGCGGGTTTTGGAGGACGTCCTGGGCGTCTCCGCAGAGGAGCTCGATGAGCGCTGGCTGCGCTGGCTGCGGGCGCGCTACTATGCGCGCCTGCCTATTGAGACCCTGCCCAGCCTGCAGGGGAGGACGCTTACGGAGCCGGGCTTCGCCCTGAAGCCGGCCTTCTACCGAGATCGCGCCGGCAGGCGTTGGCTTTTCTACCTGGCTCGAGGGCCAGATTACGCGGGGGTATATCGCCTAGAGCTCGGGGCTGACTGTCGCCCCGTGGGACGTCCGGAACGCCTGATCACGGGCGAGCAGACGGCCGCGCTCGAGGTCCTGCGCGAACTCGATGGTGGTAAGCTGAGCCTTTCCTCCTCGGGCGTGCTCGCCTTCGTGGCCCAATCGGGCCCCACGGACGTGCTCTACGGCTACGACGTGGAGAGCCGACGTTGGTTATTTCGTGTCCGCTTTCCCGATCTGGTGGCCCTGTACGGGCCCAGTTGGAGCCCCGACGGCCAGCGGCTTGCCTTTGCCGGCGCGGGGCGCTCCGGTTATGTGGACCTTTATCTTTATGAACCCATTAGCGGAAGGCGTTGGCGGCTGACGGAGGACATCTACGATGATCGGGATCCCACCTGGAGCCCAGATGGCCGTTACGTGATCTTTGCAAGCGACCGGACCTCCTGGGGCAAGGAGGGTTTCTACAACCTGTTCTCTTACGAGCTCGAAAGCGGCCGGATTCGCTACCTCGTATATGGGCCCTTCCACTGTATGAGCCCGGCCTTTGACCCCTCAGGGCGCCGCGTGGTTTTTTCGGCTACTTTGTCGGGGACCCCGGACCTTTGGGCCGTTCCGTGGGGGGAGGCGGGGCAGATGGCGGCCTCTGGGGCTTTGCCGGAGCCCCCCTCTGATAGCTTGCCTTTGCGTCGGCTGGCCCGCACGGCGACCGGGGCGCTGGATCCGGCTTTCGATGAGGAGGGGCGGCTTCTGTACAGCGCCTTCGAGGGGTATCGATTTACGATTCGGGTTCTGGATCACCCCTGGGAGGCCCTGAGGCGGGATCCCGATCGCTGGGTCATCTTAGAGCCGACCCGAGATGAACCCTGGGATACGGGCCGCATCAAGTCCGATGCCGCGCCCTATCGCAGGCGTTACACACTCGATCTGGCTCAGGGCCAGCTCAGCCAGTCCCCGCTTTGGGGCACGACCGGCGGAGCCCTTGCCGTTTTCAGCGATCTTATGGGTGATGAGCAACTGTATGCGTTGCTCTACCACAATGCGCAGGGCGGGGGCGATCTGCTGCGGGGTCTTAACGTGGCTTTCGGCCGCATCCATTTGGGCCGCCGGGCCCCGATCGCCTACGGGATCTATCGGCTAGGAGGGCTGCAGTACGATCTTACGGAGCCAGAGGCGAGCCCAAGCCTGCCCATCTATTGGGAGACCCTATATGGCGCCTACGTGAGCCTCTGGTATCCGTTTTCGTTCTTCCGCCGCCTGGAGCTGGGCGCAAGCCTCAACTGGTCCGATAAGACCACCCTGAGCCGAGCCCGTCGGGCGTTCTTGCTCTCCAATAGCCTCACGTGGGTACACGACAACGCGCTTTGGGGTCCGACGGGGCCCGCTGTGGGCTTTCGCGCGCTCTTGAGCTTGGCCTATACGACGGATCTGCGCTACTCGCACGTCAGCTACTACACCGTGCTTGCGGACGTGCGGCGCTACGTGCGCCTGTGGCGCGATGTGACGTACGCCGTATGGGCGCAGCTGCGCTACAACGAAGGCCGGGAGGCCCGGCGTTTCTTCATGGGCGGCAGCTGGGATGTGCGCGGCTACCCGCTGTTCGGCATCCGCGGCCGACACACCTGGCTGTTGAGCCAGGAGCTTCGTTTCCCTCTTGTCGAGCGCATTGGCGCCCGCCTGCCGCTGTTGGCCCCCTTGGGCCCAACGGTCCTGCGCGGAGCCGTGTTTGCGGATCTGGCGCATGCTTGGGAGGACCGCTATCGGGAGCGCATCCCGGAGCTTTACGCTGGGGAAACGCTCGCAAGCCTTGGATTCGGGCTTCGCCTGAACCTTTGGGGCGCCCTTGTGCTGCGCTACGATTGGGGCTGGCGCCTGCGAGAAGGCGCGCGCGGGCTTGAACGAAGGCCGTTTGGTCAGTTTTTCTTCGGATGGGACTTTTGA
- a CDS encoding PQQ-binding-like beta-propeller repeat protein: protein MNRLLLLLLCGCGTLAPVELSQPVAHWSGYGGDVGRTHAVAAPLEAPVRLLWRRNLKAGLGPWSAPVIIGPYLGVCAQNGEFVLFRWADGRRVGARSFGRSLEASPATDGDRLYVPVAFGSVGLIAYELASGRVRWRFGEASVETPPLYHAGRLWLSTVRGGLRLLDPETGALLGSWDPQRPTRSATGPVWTGAGVAYATLDGGIYGFDEACRLRWRQELGEPIVGALAARDGWVWAGTSRGLLVALCAERGVLVWRQRLGPEPARIAFHLAVDERDLVVGIVGGPLWVLDPQTGRLRWRASLAGGLSTPLLLGSSAIWASGFGGELLALDRQDGAVRFRLPLSGLASSAAYVASRLFVLTESGDVLAFGL from the coding sequence TTGAACCGGCTTCTGCTTCTTCTGCTCTGCGGCTGTGGAACGCTTGCTCCGGTAGAGCTATCGCAGCCCGTGGCGCACTGGTCCGGCTACGGCGGGGATGTTGGGCGCACCCACGCCGTGGCCGCTCCCCTAGAGGCGCCGGTTCGGCTCCTCTGGCGCCGTAACCTCAAGGCCGGTCTGGGCCCTTGGTCTGCGCCCGTGATCATAGGGCCTTATCTGGGCGTGTGCGCGCAAAACGGGGAGTTTGTGCTGTTTCGCTGGGCCGACGGCCGTCGGGTGGGGGCGCGCTCCTTTGGTCGCTCTCTAGAGGCCTCGCCGGCTACGGATGGCGATCGACTCTATGTGCCGGTGGCCTTTGGGTCGGTCGGGCTCATCGCCTATGAGCTCGCAAGCGGCCGCGTGCGCTGGCGGTTTGGGGAGGCCTCCGTCGAGACCCCACCTTTGTATCACGCCGGGCGTCTGTGGCTGAGCACGGTCCGCGGAGGGCTGCGCCTTTTGGATCCCGAAACGGGCGCCCTGTTGGGCAGCTGGGATCCGCAACGGCCCACTCGGTCCGCTACAGGGCCGGTTTGGACCGGCGCCGGCGTGGCCTACGCCACGCTGGACGGAGGCATTTACGGCTTTGATGAGGCCTGTCGGCTCCGGTGGCGCCAGGAGCTGGGCGAACCGATTGTGGGCGCCCTTGCGGCGCGCGACGGTTGGGTCTGGGCCGGCACCAGCCGAGGTTTGCTCGTGGCGTTGTGCGCGGAGCGCGGCGTTTTGGTCTGGCGGCAACGCCTCGGGCCCGAGCCGGCTCGCATCGCCTTCCACCTGGCCGTAGACGAGCGCGATCTGGTCGTGGGGATAGTAGGGGGGCCGCTATGGGTTCTGGATCCGCAAACGGGCCGCTTACGCTGGCGCGCCTCCCTGGCAGGGGGGCTTAGCACGCCGCTTCTGCTTGGTTCTTCGGCGATTTGGGCATCCGGCTTCGGCGGGGAGCTCCTGGCCCTAGACCGCCAAGACGGAGCGGTTCGGTTTCGTTTGCCTCTTTCCGGCCTTGCCAGCTCCGCCGCTTACGTAGCCAGTCGGCTTTTTGTGCTCACGGAGTCCGGTGATGTACTGGCGTTTGGCTTGTAG
- a CDS encoding Gfo/Idh/MocA family oxidoreductase, with product MGFIGSGGRGQAIWDRLRAFADVEVRGGWLARSAPEAEVPNGKGLPRLDSAEALLLQVDALVIAVPVEERFVFAQLALRQQLPCWVEAPIACTPEQMRRSVALVEEARVSLKPGHTLLFHPVVWALRERWQAPQLLEVRQEVALHPRRAPVDVASELLYPNLALLLGLVSSPVHRLEATAVCVSGLAPEPDGFRVHLRFENGLEAQLWVSRLSPEAVHELRLYQTGQVARADLIRNTLEWTRLHPRAEPGGLNLLYERPRLSEADALSASLGAFLEAVRRNQDPPVSVYDAALVYQVFRNTLEKSRVHGAP from the coding sequence GTGGGTTTTATAGGTTCCGGAGGGCGAGGGCAGGCCATATGGGATCGGCTCCGGGCCTTCGCTGACGTGGAGGTCCGAGGAGGTTGGCTTGCGCGATCCGCCCCCGAAGCAGAAGTTCCGAACGGGAAGGGACTACCGCGGCTGGATTCTGCAGAGGCGCTCTTGCTGCAAGTGGATGCGCTGGTGATCGCCGTACCCGTTGAGGAGCGTTTCGTTTTTGCACAACTGGCCTTGCGTCAGCAGCTGCCCTGTTGGGTTGAGGCTCCGATCGCGTGCACCCCGGAGCAGATGCGTAGGAGCGTGGCGCTAGTAGAGGAAGCTCGGGTTTCCCTGAAACCTGGGCATACGCTGCTGTTTCACCCTGTTGTGTGGGCGTTGCGGGAACGCTGGCAGGCCCCGCAGCTACTGGAGGTGCGCCAAGAGGTCGCTTTGCATCCTCGCCGAGCCCCCGTGGACGTGGCGAGCGAGCTCTTATACCCCAACCTGGCCTTATTGCTGGGGCTTGTCTCCTCGCCCGTACACCGGCTAGAGGCTACGGCGGTTTGCGTATCCGGACTGGCCCCCGAGCCCGATGGTTTTCGGGTGCACCTGCGTTTTGAGAACGGTCTTGAGGCGCAGCTCTGGGTGAGTCGGCTCTCGCCTGAAGCCGTGCACGAGCTTCGGCTGTATCAAACCGGCCAGGTGGCCCGAGCCGATCTGATAAGAAACACGCTGGAATGGACGCGCTTGCACCCTCGCGCGGAGCCTGGCGGGCTCAACTTGCTCTATGAACGCCCTCGGCTTTCTGAGGCCGATGCGCTCTCGGCGTCCCTTGGGGCTTTCTTGGAGGCCGTGCGTCGAAACCAGGATCCGCCCGTTTCGGTTTACGACGCAGCCCTGGTGTATCAGGTGTTCCGCAATACGTTGGAAAAAAGCCGTGTCCACGGTGCACCCTAG
- a CDS encoding CCA tRNA nucleotidyltransferase, translating to MQQTLERIRQDPLLVRIGEIADRLQLEVYVVGGYVRDLLLGRPHPDMDFTVIGPGGGIRLAREVARALGASPVRVYREFGTAMVCYNELRLEFVGARRESYRRSSRKPIVEEGSLEDDLRRRDFTINALAVRLGASGGELIDRFGGLEDLRRRRIRTPVEPHLTFNDDPLRMLRAIRFAAQLGFELDPELPPAIRALKERISIVSVERITEELQKLMLAPFPERGWKLLHETGLLEFILPELAALEGVQTVAGYGHKDNLRHTLGVLAKVAALTASWEDKERALWLRWAALLHDIGKALTKRFSPGEGWTFHGHEEVGARLVEPIFRRLRLPLGEPLRRVEKLVRLHMRPVALSAQPVTDSAIRRLLVEAGSDLEDLMLLARADITSRNPRRVRQHLEGLEGLEARLREVEERDRLRQFRPPVDGHDIMALLNLKPGPLVGRIKRAIEEAILEGRIPNEREAAIAYMMQIKDPLMADFGAEGHVRA from the coding sequence GTGCAGCAAACTCTAGAGCGCATCCGCCAGGACCCCCTGCTGGTGCGGATCGGGGAGATCGCCGATCGGCTTCAGCTGGAGGTCTACGTGGTAGGCGGGTACGTGCGGGACCTGCTGCTGGGGCGTCCGCACCCGGATATGGATTTTACCGTGATCGGTCCCGGTGGCGGCATCCGGCTCGCCCGGGAGGTGGCGCGCGCCTTAGGCGCGTCGCCGGTGCGTGTGTACCGGGAGTTCGGTACGGCCATGGTTTGCTACAACGAGCTGCGCCTGGAGTTCGTGGGCGCACGTCGGGAGAGCTACCGGCGCTCAAGCCGCAAACCCATTGTGGAGGAGGGTTCTCTGGAGGACGATCTGCGCAGGCGAGACTTTACCATAAACGCCCTTGCGGTGCGCTTGGGCGCCTCTGGAGGTGAACTAATCGACCGCTTCGGCGGCCTGGAGGACCTGAGGCGGCGTCGCATTCGCACCCCCGTGGAGCCCCATCTAACCTTCAACGACGATCCGTTGCGCATGCTCCGGGCCATTCGCTTTGCCGCTCAGCTAGGCTTTGAATTGGATCCGGAGTTGCCCCCCGCGATTAGGGCGCTTAAGGAGCGCATCAGCATCGTCTCGGTGGAGCGCATCACAGAGGAGCTGCAAAAGCTTATGCTCGCCCCTTTTCCGGAGCGCGGCTGGAAGTTGCTGCACGAAACGGGGCTTTTGGAGTTCATCCTGCCCGAGTTGGCCGCCTTGGAGGGGGTGCAGACCGTAGCGGGCTACGGACACAAGGACAACCTCCGCCACACGCTCGGGGTGCTGGCCAAGGTCGCGGCCCTGACCGCTTCTTGGGAGGATAAGGAGCGCGCGCTTTGGCTGCGCTGGGCGGCGCTGCTGCACGACATCGGCAAGGCCCTCACCAAGCGCTTCAGTCCGGGCGAGGGCTGGACGTTTCACGGCCATGAGGAGGTCGGGGCGCGGCTGGTGGAGCCCATTTTCCGGCGCCTGCGCCTGCCCCTCGGAGAGCCCCTGCGGCGCGTGGAGAAGCTGGTGCGCCTGCACATGCGGCCCGTTGCGCTTTCGGCCCAGCCTGTTACGGACTCGGCCATCCGCCGGCTTCTAGTAGAAGCCGGCTCCGATCTGGAGGACCTGATGCTCCTGGCCCGGGCCGATATCACGTCGCGCAACCCCAGGCGGGTGCGCCAGCATCTGGAGGGGCTGGAAGGGCTCGAAGCTCGTCTGCGCGAGGTAGAAGAGCGCGACCGGCTGCGTCAGTTTCGGCCCCCGGTTGACGGCCACGACATTATGGCCCTGCTAAACCTCAAGCCGGGGCCCCTTGTGGGGCGCATCAAACGCGCCATCGAGGAGGCCATCTTAGAGGGCCGCATCCCCAACGAACGGGAGGCCGCCATAGCCTACATGATGCAAATTAAAGATCCCCTAATGGCCGATTTCGGCGCCGAAGGCCATGTGCGCGCGTAA
- a CDS encoding deoxynucleoside kinase, which translates to MCARKAKPAGLFIGVAGNIGVGKSSLTEILSRHFGWRAHFEVVDHNPYLPDFYSDMRRWSFHLQIFFLSNRFRHHREIAQGLDAAVVDRTIYEDAEIFARNLFEMGLMSERDYWSYRQLYRTMIEFLRPPDLLIYLRASVGTLVDQIRRRGRPYEANISIEYLDRLNRLYEEWIGGYKLGPKLVLDTDELDFVHNLEHRHQILQTIERHLFGLFPIKEVPRRS; encoded by the coding sequence ATGTGCGCGCGTAAAGCCAAACCGGCCGGCCTCTTCATCGGTGTGGCCGGCAACATCGGGGTCGGTAAATCCTCCTTGACCGAGATCCTGAGCCGGCATTTTGGATGGCGGGCGCATTTCGAGGTGGTGGACCACAACCCGTATCTGCCGGACTTCTACAGCGACATGCGTCGGTGGTCCTTTCACCTGCAGATCTTTTTTCTGTCCAATCGCTTCCGGCATCACCGCGAAATCGCGCAAGGCCTGGATGCGGCCGTGGTGGACCGCACCATCTACGAAGACGCGGAGATCTTCGCACGCAACCTCTTCGAGATGGGCCTCATGAGTGAGCGCGATTATTGGAGCTACCGCCAGCTGTATCGGACCATGATCGAGTTTCTGCGCCCCCCTGATCTGCTCATCTATCTGCGCGCCTCCGTGGGCACCCTCGTGGATCAGATCCGCCGCCGAGGTCGCCCGTACGAGGCGAACATCAGCATCGAATACCTGGATCGGCTCAACCGGCTCTATGAAGAATGGATCGGGGGCTATAAGCTGGGCCCTAAGCTTGTCTTGGACACGGATGAGCTCGATTTTGTGCACAACCTAGAGCACCGCCACCAGATTCTCCAGACCATCGAGCGGCATCTTTTCGGGCTCTTTCCCATCAAGGAGGTCCCAAGGCGTTCGTGA